TTAGAACAAAAAAGGATACAATCATGTCGGCACCAGCCACAACTCTTCAGGATATCATTGCTCACGCAAAAGAATACGGTTTTGTATTTCCATCTTCAGAAATTTATGACGGCCTTCAAGCTGTTTATGATTATGGACAAAACGGTGTAGAATTAAAAAACAATTTAAAGAATGTATGGTGGAAAGCCATGACTCAGCTTCACGACAATATTGTCGGGGTTGATGCGGCTATTTTCATGCATCCATTAACGTGGAAAGCTTCTGGTCACATAGATGGTTTTAACGACCCTATGATTGATAATAAAGACAGCAAGAAAAGATACCGTGCCGACCAACTTTTAGAAGGCAAAGCAGAACTGCTTACAAATGCCGGTAAAGAAGACGAAGCAAATGCTCTTTTGGCTAAAATGGGTAAGCTTTTAGGCGATGAAGATTTAGAGGCCGTAAGAGAATTGATTATTTCGGAGAACATTGTTTGCCCTGTTTCAGGAACTTTAAACTGGACGGAGGTTCGTCAGTTTAACTTGATGTTTTCTACAAAAATAGGTTCTGTAGCTGATGACTCTAGTACCATTTATCTTCGCCCGGAAACGGCTCAAGGTATTTTTGTCAACTTTTTGAATGTTCAAAAAAGCGGCCGAATGAAAGTACCATTTGGTATTTCTCAAATTGGTAAAGCTTTTAGAAATGAGATTGTAGCTCGTCAGTTCATTTTCAGAATGCGTGAGTTTGAACAAATGGAGATGCAATTCTTTGTTCGCCCTGGTACTGAAATGGAGTGGTATAACAAATGGAAAGAAACTCGTTTGAGCTTCCATAAAGCTATTGGCCTGCCTGCAGAAAGTTTGAAATATCACGACCACGACAAACTAGCTCACTACGCTAATGCGGCTGTAGATATAGAATACAAATTCCCATTTGGTTTTAGAGAGATTGAAGGTATTCACTCAAGGACTGATTTTGATTTGAGTAACCATCAGGCACTTTCTAAGAAAAAGCAGCAATACTTTGACCCAAGTATTGACCCAGAAACTAATAAACCTTACGGAAACTACATTCCTTATGTGGTAGAAACCTCTGTAGGTGCAGATAGACTTTTCTTAGCTACTTTCTGTAATGCATTTACCAAAGAAATGGTAGGTGAAGGTGATAAGCAAAAAGAAAGAACCTATATGAAGCTTCATCCTGCTCTTGCTCCTGTAAAAGCAGCTGTACTTCCATTAGTTAAAAAGGATGGTTTAGCTGAACTAGGACAGGAAATAGCTAATTCTTTAAAATCATCTTTCAGGACAGTTTATGATGATGGCGGTGCTATTGGTAAAAGATATACACGTCAAGATTTAATTGGAACTCCGTTCTGTATCGCAGTGGATTATGAAACCAAAGACGACAACTGTGTGACTATTAGACATAGAGACACAATGGAGCAGGAACGCGTGCCGATTTCGGAATTAAAAGAAAGAATAGGCAAAGAAGTGGCTGTAGAGCGTATTTTGGAAGCCATCTAAGTATAATTTCTTCGATTAAAAGAGGGAGCACATCGTGTTTCCTCTTTTTTTTGCTAGAAAACTTGACAAGTGTCAAAAAAAATACGACATTTGAATAAAGGAAAATAGAATGGTAGAAGATAAAAAATATAAGGTACCTGATGATAACAATAGCCTAAACATTGCTGAAGAAGCTTTGGCAGGTTACGGTTATGCATATGTAGCTAATTTGCCAGTAAGCCAGAGTTTCACTCAAAAAGACTGGTCAAACTTCCTTCATATTTCAGAGCGTACCATCATAAGATACCGCGAGCAAAACAAAAAATTTGACCCACTCCAAACTGACAGAATAATTCTTTTAGAGCACCTTTATGATTTTGGCCTAAGTATTTTCGGTAATGAAAACAACTTTAATCAATGGCTCATCAATAAAAACCTTGCTCTAGGTGGTCGTACTCCTAAAGAGCTCTTGGTTACCTCATTTGGTATTAACATGGTCAAAGATGAAATAGGCCGCATAGCTCATGGTGTGCTCGCATGATAGTCTATCGTTTAGCTTCTGGACCTTATAAAGATGATATTTCTGGTACAGGAGCACGACTATTTGGTGGTAGATGGAACAGCAAAGGCATGCAAGTTCTTTACACCTCCTCTTCCATAGCACTTTGTACCGTTGAAATAGCCGTTAGAACTCCGCTGCATAGTTTACCTATGGATTATTTCTTAATCAAAGTTTATATCCCAGACGATTTAGCCATTTACCAGATACCAAATGAAGTTCTTCCACAGAAGTGGGATGTACTTCCTCATGGAGATTTTACTCAAAAACTGGGAGACAGCTTCTTAAAAAAAGGTAATTACCTCATCATGAAAACACCGTCGGCTTGTGTAGAGGGAGACTTTAATTATCTCGTCAATCCTTTTCATCCCGATTTTGATAAGGTTAAAATAATTGAGACGAAGAAGTTTGAATTTGACTCTAGACTATTCAGCTAGAATCCCCTTAAATTAAGTCAAGCTATATACCTCCAAATCAACATTTTGAAATATCCTTGCTCATAAAACATCAGATTTTTCTAACTTTAATAATCATTAAAACCAACCCAAAATGAAATCACCCCTTTTACTAGCTTTACTTCCTTGTGCCTTATTGTTTAGCTGCTCTAGTCAGCCGGAAGAAACTACCGAGGATACGGCCGAAATCACATCTTCAGACGTTCCTACCTTAAGCATTGCGTGGGAAACCGACACTACCTTAATTACACCTGAATCTGTAATTTATGATGCCGCAAATGATGTATACTACGCTACTTGTATTGGAGTAGGTAGAAAAGCAGATTTTGATGGTGATGGCTACATCGCCAAAATTGGCCCAAACGGAGAAATAATTGACAATCATTGGGTTAAAAACCTTGACGACCCAAAAGGTCTTGCTTTGGTAGGTTCTACACTTTACGCAACTGACCTTAACAAATTAGTATCTGTAAATGTTAACACTGGAGAAACTACCATAGAAATAGTGGAAGGTGCTCAGTATCTTAACGATGCCGCCTCCACACCAGACGGCGACATTCTTTTGACAGACTCTGACCTAAATACGGTTTTCCTTATTTCTTCTGGAGTAACCACCATTGTCTTAGCTGACACTACAATAGGCCGCCTTAACGGCATTTTTCATGAAGCCGACCGAAACATATTAACAGGTTTTAGGTCTGGTAAATTGTTTGCTCAAAGTGGCTCCGATTTAAAAATGGTAGCCGATGGCGTTAAGACCGCTGACGGGATTGAAGCCATAGGTGATGGTTATTTCATTTCTTGCTGGGATGGACTCCTCTACTACTTTGATAAAAACTGGAATAAGACTTTATTAAAAGACACCTCAGCAGAAGGAATTGGAGCGGCTGACATTGATTATATCGCTGACAAAAAACTTCTTGTAGTACCTACTTTCTTTGGTAACAAGGTAGTGGCTTATCATGTAAAGTAAGAATTCTCTTCAAATCAAAACTCTACCTAAAAATGACAACAAGAAGAGAATTCCTTAGCAAAAGCTCTTTAAGCCTTTTAGGCTTAAGTGTTGTACCGGCATTACTTACCCAGTGCAAATCTGCCGATGCTGATGCAATTATAGATACCTTCAGTTTCGCCAGAGTCACCCCTGAATCGGAAGGAATAGCCTCAGAGGCAATTGCCAGCTTCATCAATGAAGCAAACAAATCAGGTTTAGAGTGGCATAGTTTTAAGATTCTCCGTCGGGGAAATGTATTGGCAGAAGGTCATTGGAGCCCCTTTAAAGAGGAATACAAGCATACGCTATATTCACTGAGTAAAAGCTTCACGAGCACGGCCGTTGGCCTAGCCGTAAGAGAAGGCTTAATCACGGTAGAAGATTCAGTTATCTCTTTTTTCCCTGAAGAGTTGCCTAACTCAATTGACGAGCATCTTCAAAACATGAAGATAAAACATCTGCTCACCATGAACTCGGGTCATGATACTGGAACCATGGATGATATGCGAGCAAAAAGCGGTGAACAAACTTGGATTAAATCATTTTTAGAGCAACCATTGGCTTATTCTCCTGGTACACATTTCTTTTATAATACGGGGGCTACTTACATACTAGGAGCTATTATTCATGCAAAAACGGGTCAAAACCTAGAGGAATATCTAAAACCGAGGTTCTTTGATAAATTAGAAATCAGTGATTATGATTGGGAAAGGTCACCAGAAGGATTAAACACTGCTGGCTATGGACTAAGAGTTAAAACGGAAGACATAGCCAAACTAGGGCAGTTTTATCTCCAAAATGGGACTTGGAACGGAGAAGAAATACTATCAGCTGAATGGGTGGCCGAGGCTAGTAAAAAACATACAGAATCTCAACAAGGTGACGGCGACTGGTCGCAGGGCTACGGTTATCAGTTTTGGCGATGTAAGCCGGAACCTGGATTTTATAGAGGAGATGGTGCCTATGGGCAATACTGCATTATTATCCCTCAGTATGACATGACTATCGCAGTTACTTCAGAGTCTTTTGATATGGGAAAATCCATGCAGATAATTTGGGATACCATACTTCCTGCCGTTGAAGGAAAACCACTTAGAGAAAACAGAAAAGCTCATGCAGAGCTGAAAGCTTTATGTGAAAGCCTGAGTATTAAACCTCCTAAGAATAAATCTACTTCAACAAATGCCGCTCTTATAAACAAACGCATATATAAAGCCGCAAGTAATGATTATGGTATAAAGTCTTTAACGTTTGACGTAGCCGATGACCAAGGAAGTGTAGTTTTTGAGACTAATGATGGTCAAAATGTCCTCAACTTTGGTCTTCAAAAGTGGTTAATAAACGACGCATATGCTGTTAACAATTTCCCCATTCCAAGCAGAACTCATATGCCTTCTCTTATAGAGGCATCTGCCACCTGGATTGATGATGATACTTTACAAATCACTCGAAAATTTGTAGAAGCTATTCATGGAGATACACTTCTCTGTAACTTTAATGAAGACGAAGTGACCATTACTTTCAAGAATTCTATTTCTCAAAATACACATAATGGAGAAGATGAGCGAGAGCCTCTTCTAGCTAAAGCTTAAAGTTTTCATTAAACGTTTACGTCAATTCCCATTTGGTAGTTGACGTAAACCCTCATAAACTACTACAGCCACGGCGTTGGCAATATTCAAACTTCTTATATGCTCACTGAATAGAGGAATTTTATAAAGCTCGTCTTTATTTGACTCCGTTATTTCTTTTGATAGACCTACAGACTCTTTCCCAAACACCAGAAACAAGTCATCTTCATAATTCAAATTCCAATGACTCTTGGTACCGTGACTAGAGAAAAAAGCCATTTTCTTACCAGCATTCATTTCGAAAAACTCTTTAGCACTTTCGTAATAAACTACCTCCAAATGCTCCCAATAATCTAAGCCAGCTCTTTTTAATCGTTTATCAGAAATCTCAAAGCCAAAAGGTTTCACCAAATGGAGTTTAGAACCTGTCCCTAAACAAAGTCTACCTATGTTGCCTGTATTATTCGGAATTTCGGGTTCTATCAAAACTATATTTAATGCCATGTCTGAAAATTATTTAATAAATTTTAATAGCAGTCTTCCAATCGCATGGACACAGTCTCTAGAAAATTCTGCAAGCCATTGCTCAGCCTCTCTATCAAAATGCGAATCACTGAAACCGTTTCTAGCATTTGAAAGGGCATTAGTTATTGTGGAAATTAAATTAATCACAAGTTCTGGGTACTCTGTGTCTCCAGACCTGAAGTATTCTTTTAAATAATCTCTAACTATACCCGACATTTTATTTAATTTATCCTCTGACGCTTTATCTGGTATCTTCTCATTTATAAATGCCTTAAAAAGACCCTCTAAACAAGAATAGGCATAAGTTAACGTCATATTATACTCGTGCCTTTCAATTGAGGAATCCATTTGCTTCAAACAAGCATTAAGTTTTTCTGAGTTCCAAATTTCTCTGGGTAACTCCGAAATTGGTACCCCATCATTTATTATTGATTTATTGGCAATTTCTTGAACATTTTCAATTACCTTTTCTGGTGCTGATATGACTCTTAGGTCTTGAATAATATCACCAACATCCAGATTAACTTTCCCCATTTTAGAACAAGAGTATATCAGACTAATGATATACTTATAAAAAAAGCTCCGATTGTCTTTGTATAAGTAGTTAAGAACTACTATCATGGCATCCTCAACATCCGCTAATTCATGATCTAAAATAGTTGAATAATATCCTCTTTTCTTTTGGGCAAACCCTATTGCATTATGCCATAGATCCTCCAGTCCTACCTGTACACAATATCTTTTATATTCGTTTGACTTTAAAAAGTCTCCAATTTCAGGAAGTCTAGCTAAATCTAAACAAAGTGGTTCTATTTTCGGCAAAGGTTCTACTCCCATATGTATATATTAAAGCTAAATACATTTATCAAGACTACTCTTAAAAGTATTTAATAAAAATTATTTTTTTACGCTACTTGAGCAATTTACCAAAAAGTACTAAGCCAAAAAGCACTGCAAAAGTTAAATAAAAAAGGGTTAAAACAACCATTCCACCAAAGTCTGGTGCTTTGATAAACAGCTTCAGCAATGCAATACCAGCAATAGCAAAGTGCGAGAAATTCCCTAAAGCCACCGGCCTACCATAAATCCCACCAATAAGGCTTGATTTCCCCATCCAGTTAAGCATAGCAAAACCAAAATATAGGGCACCTAAAATTTGTAAAATAATAGTATTGCCAGATTCTAAGCCTAAAAAGCCAACAACCTCTTGTGGAAGAAAAGTAAATAAAACAGCCGCCAAGCCTAAAAAAACAGAAGACGCTGTCATTATAAATTTAGAGTTCATACCTATTATTTAATCATATATTTCTCAAAGGTAGCACATATTAAACCTCATAAAAGATAGTCCAGCTTCCAACTCTCAAAAGTATGGAGCACCTTATATCAGGTAACAGATATTGGCATACATACACTTGCTCGTTATCCAGGAGTTAATATTATTAAATTAACCCATACAACCCTTCTAAGGATTGGAACGTTAATAAATAAAGTATAAGCATATGAAAACTATCTTAGTATTATTCCTCAGTCTAGGTTTTGTAAATTCCTGTACAAAAGAAAACATAGCAAATAACACAAATTTGGACTTGGAAGGAAAATGGCTTTTAGAGTCCGCTTCTTGTTTTTGTTACTTTGACGAGGACTTA
This sequence is a window from Arcticibacterium luteifluviistationis. Protein-coding genes within it:
- a CDS encoding glycine--tRNA ligase, coding for MSAPATTLQDIIAHAKEYGFVFPSSEIYDGLQAVYDYGQNGVELKNNLKNVWWKAMTQLHDNIVGVDAAIFMHPLTWKASGHIDGFNDPMIDNKDSKKRYRADQLLEGKAELLTNAGKEDEANALLAKMGKLLGDEDLEAVRELIISENIVCPVSGTLNWTEVRQFNLMFSTKIGSVADDSSTIYLRPETAQGIFVNFLNVQKSGRMKVPFGISQIGKAFRNEIVARQFIFRMREFEQMEMQFFVRPGTEMEWYNKWKETRLSFHKAIGLPAESLKYHDHDKLAHYANAAVDIEYKFPFGFREIEGIHSRTDFDLSNHQALSKKKQQYFDPSIDPETNKPYGNYIPYVVETSVGADRLFLATFCNAFTKEMVGEGDKQKERTYMKLHPALAPVKAAVLPLVKKDGLAELGQEIANSLKSSFRTVYDDGGAIGKRYTRQDLIGTPFCIAVDYETKDDNCVTIRHRDTMEQERVPISELKERIGKEVAVERILEAI
- the parS gene encoding type II RES/Xre toxin-antitoxin system antitoxin, whose translation is MVEDKKYKVPDDNNSLNIAEEALAGYGYAYVANLPVSQSFTQKDWSNFLHISERTIIRYREQNKKFDPLQTDRIILLEHLYDFGLSIFGNENNFNQWLINKNLALGGRTPKELLVTSFGINMVKDEIGRIAHGVLA
- a CDS encoding RES family NAD+ phosphorylase, which codes for MIVYRLASGPYKDDISGTGARLFGGRWNSKGMQVLYTSSSIALCTVEIAVRTPLHSLPMDYFLIKVYIPDDLAIYQIPNEVLPQKWDVLPHGDFTQKLGDSFLKKGNYLIMKTPSACVEGDFNYLVNPFHPDFDKVKIIETKKFEFDSRLFS
- a CDS encoding serine hydrolase domain-containing protein is translated as MTTRREFLSKSSLSLLGLSVVPALLTQCKSADADAIIDTFSFARVTPESEGIASEAIASFINEANKSGLEWHSFKILRRGNVLAEGHWSPFKEEYKHTLYSLSKSFTSTAVGLAVREGLITVEDSVISFFPEELPNSIDEHLQNMKIKHLLTMNSGHDTGTMDDMRAKSGEQTWIKSFLEQPLAYSPGTHFFYNTGATYILGAIIHAKTGQNLEEYLKPRFFDKLEISDYDWERSPEGLNTAGYGLRVKTEDIAKLGQFYLQNGTWNGEEILSAEWVAEASKKHTESQQGDGDWSQGYGYQFWRCKPEPGFYRGDGAYGQYCIIIPQYDMTIAVTSESFDMGKSMQIIWDTILPAVEGKPLRENRKAHAELKALCESLSIKPPKNKSTSTNAALINKRIYKAASNDYGIKSLTFDVADDQGSVVFETNDGQNVLNFGLQKWLINDAYAVNNFPIPSRTHMPSLIEASATWIDDDTLQITRKFVEAIHGDTLLCNFNEDEVTITFKNSISQNTHNGEDEREPLLAKA
- a CDS encoding tRNA (cytidine(34)-2'-O)-methyltransferase, coding for MALNIVLIEPEIPNNTGNIGRLCLGTGSKLHLVKPFGFEISDKRLKRAGLDYWEHLEVVYYESAKEFFEMNAGKKMAFFSSHGTKSHWNLNYEDDLFLVFGKESVGLSKEITESNKDELYKIPLFSEHIRSLNIANAVAVVVYEGLRQLPNGN